In the Streptomyces sp. cg36 genome, one interval contains:
- a CDS encoding aromatase/cyclase: MTTREVEHEITIDAPAAAVYRLLAEVVNWPRIFPPTIYVDQVGENGNHERIRIWATANGEAKNWTSHRELDPEALRITFRQEVTTPPVAAMGGTWIIETLAENSSRVRLLHDYRAIDDDPAGLAWIDEAVDKNSRSELAALKQNVELAHATEEVTFSFTDTVVVQGSPKDLYDFINEADRWSERLPHVAVVRLTEDTPGLQTLEMDTRAKDGSVHTTKSFRVTFPHHRIAYKQVTLPALMTLHTGIWTFEETPEGTAASSQHTVTLNTDNIAKILGDEATVADAREYVHTALSTNSLATLNHAKAYAEQKKG; this comes from the coding sequence ATGACGACCCGTGAGGTCGAGCACGAGATCACCATCGACGCCCCCGCCGCCGCGGTGTACCGGCTGCTGGCGGAGGTGGTCAACTGGCCGCGGATCTTCCCGCCCACGATCTACGTGGACCAGGTCGGCGAGAACGGCAACCACGAGCGCATCCGGATCTGGGCCACCGCCAACGGCGAGGCCAAGAACTGGACCTCGCACCGCGAGCTGGACCCCGAGGCGCTGCGCATCACCTTCCGCCAGGAGGTCACCACGCCTCCGGTCGCGGCGATGGGCGGCACCTGGATCATCGAGACCCTGGCCGAGAACTCCTCGCGCGTGCGGCTGCTGCACGACTACCGGGCGATCGACGACGACCCCGCGGGCCTGGCCTGGATCGACGAGGCCGTCGACAAGAACAGCCGCTCGGAGCTGGCCGCGCTCAAGCAGAACGTCGAACTGGCCCACGCGACCGAGGAGGTGACGTTCTCGTTCACCGACACCGTCGTCGTCCAGGGCTCGCCCAAGGACCTGTACGACTTCATCAACGAGGCCGACCGCTGGTCCGAGCGGCTGCCGCACGTGGCCGTCGTCCGGCTCACCGAGGACACCCCCGGGCTGCAGACCCTGGAGATGGACACCCGGGCCAAGGACGGCTCGGTGCACACCACCAAGTCGTTCCGGGTGACCTTCCCGCACCACCGGATCGCCTACAAGCAGGTCACGCTGCCCGCGCTGATGACCCTGCACACCGGCATCTGGACGTTCGAGGAGACGCCCGAGGGCACCGCCGCCTCCTCGCAGCACACCGTCACGCTCAACACGGACAACATCGCGAAGATCCTCGGCGACGAGGCCACCGTCGCGGACGCCCGTGAGTACGTGCACACCGCGCTGTCCACCAACAGCCTGGCGACGCTCAACCACGCCAAGGCGTACGCCGAGCAGAAGAAGGGCTGA
- a CDS encoding alpha/beta hydrolase, translated as MVESTLAPAAVSQGVRRITLDAGGVTLSALLCEPEGAPRATVVAVHGGGMSAGYFDGQAHPELSLLTLGARLGYTVLAVDRPGYGRSAAQLPDGLTVAEQTEVLRAGIDDFTAKYPTGAGVLLVAHSFGGKLALSAAAHCTGDGLLGLDISGCGHRYAVTPGVIRKGLKHIARHWGPLRLYPPDTFRKSGSLVAPMPEREMSELPRWPELFAALAPRVRVPVRLTFAEHEGWWLHGDKDLADLAAQLTAAPRIVVDRQPDAGHNISLGWAARSYHLRTLAFLEDCITRAGRDA; from the coding sequence ATGGTGGAAAGCACGCTCGCTCCGGCGGCCGTCTCCCAGGGCGTCCGCAGGATCACCCTGGACGCCGGGGGAGTCACGCTGTCCGCGCTGCTGTGCGAGCCGGAGGGCGCCCCCCGCGCGACCGTCGTCGCCGTGCACGGGGGCGGGATGAGCGCCGGGTACTTCGACGGCCAGGCTCACCCCGAGCTGTCGCTGCTCACCCTCGGCGCGCGCCTGGGCTACACCGTGCTGGCCGTCGACCGGCCCGGCTACGGGCGCTCCGCGGCCCAGCTGCCCGACGGGCTCACCGTCGCCGAGCAGACCGAGGTGCTGCGCGCCGGGATCGACGACTTCACCGCCAAGTACCCCACGGGCGCGGGCGTCCTGCTCGTCGCCCACTCCTTCGGCGGCAAGCTGGCGCTGTCCGCCGCCGCGCACTGCACCGGCGACGGCCTGCTCGGCCTCGACATCTCCGGCTGCGGCCACCGCTACGCCGTCACCCCGGGCGTCATCCGCAAGGGGCTCAAGCACATCGCCCGGCACTGGGGCCCGCTGCGGCTGTACCCGCCGGACACCTTCCGCAAGAGCGGCTCGCTGGTGGCGCCGATGCCCGAGCGCGAGATGAGCGAACTGCCGCGCTGGCCCGAGCTGTTCGCGGCCCTCGCGCCGCGGGTGCGGGTGCCCGTACGGCTCACCTTCGCCGAGCACGAGGGCTGGTGGCTGCACGGGGACAAGGACCTCGCCGACCTCGCCGCCCAGCTCACCGCCGCCCCCCGCATCGTCGTCGACCGCCAGCCGGACGCCGGGCACAACATCAGCCTGGGCTGGGCGGCCCGCTCCTACCACCTGCGCACGCTCGCGTTCCTGGAGGACTGCATCACCAGGGCGGGACGCGATGCCTGA
- a CDS encoding MFS transporter, with translation MTSTFAHPFRSLSVRNFRLFAAGQVVSVAGTWMMVVAQDWIVLGLADDSGTALGVVTALQFTPLLLLTLYGGRLADRYDKRLLLTCANLASGVLALVLALLAFADAVQLWHIWLCALGLGVVNAVEVPTRMSFVSELVGPELLPNASALSAAYFNVARVTGPALAGLLITGFGTGWVMLFNSVSYLATVAGLRMMRSGELLRGAPPEGRPKVVDGLRYVAGRPDLKLPLALVGVISLFGLNFQLTLPLYAKTVFDADAASFGLLTTAFAAGSLIAAFATTARRSRPSSRLVVGAALAFAVLETVAGWAPSFASALVLLAFTGGATIFFVQAVNHRVQLGSDPQYRGRVMALYTLILQGSTPLGSLLIGRLAEDLGARSGFYVGGLVSLAAALTALVYDRRTGRGRPDEGPREPAEAAQRAQGDPEQDDPVQEAVSR, from the coding sequence ATGACCAGCACTTTCGCCCACCCCTTCCGCTCCCTGTCCGTACGGAACTTCCGGCTCTTCGCGGCCGGACAAGTGGTCTCCGTCGCGGGCACCTGGATGATGGTCGTGGCCCAGGACTGGATCGTCCTGGGCCTGGCCGACGACTCCGGCACGGCGCTGGGCGTGGTCACCGCGCTCCAGTTCACGCCGCTGCTGCTGCTGACCCTGTACGGCGGGCGCCTCGCCGACCGCTACGACAAACGGCTCCTGCTCACCTGCGCCAACCTGGCGTCCGGGGTGCTGGCGCTGGTCCTCGCGCTGCTCGCGTTCGCCGACGCCGTCCAGCTGTGGCACATCTGGCTGTGCGCGCTCGGCCTCGGCGTCGTCAACGCCGTCGAGGTGCCGACCCGGATGTCGTTCGTCAGCGAACTGGTCGGCCCCGAACTGCTGCCCAACGCCTCGGCGCTGAGCGCCGCCTACTTCAACGTCGCCCGGGTGACCGGTCCCGCCCTGGCCGGGCTGCTCATCACCGGCTTCGGCACCGGCTGGGTCATGCTGTTCAACTCCGTCAGCTATCTGGCCACCGTGGCCGGCCTGCGGATGATGCGTTCGGGGGAGCTGCTGCGCGGGGCCCCGCCGGAGGGCAGGCCCAAGGTCGTCGACGGGCTGCGGTACGTCGCCGGGCGCCCCGATCTGAAGCTGCCGCTCGCCCTCGTCGGGGTGATCTCGCTCTTCGGCCTCAACTTCCAGCTGACGCTGCCGCTGTACGCCAAGACGGTCTTCGACGCGGACGCCGCCTCGTTCGGGCTGCTCACCACCGCCTTCGCGGCGGGCTCGCTGATCGCCGCGTTCGCCACGACCGCGCGCCGCAGCCGCCCCTCCAGCCGGCTGGTGGTGGGCGCCGCGCTGGCGTTCGCCGTCCTGGAGACGGTGGCGGGCTGGGCGCCCAGCTTCGCCAGCGCGCTGGTGCTGCTCGCGTTCACGGGCGGCGCCACCATCTTCTTCGTCCAGGCCGTCAACCACCGCGTCCAGCTGGGCAGCGACCCGCAGTACCGGGGCCGGGTGATGGCGCTCTACACCCTGATTCTCCAGGGCTCGACCCCGCTGGGCTCGCTGCTGATCGGCCGGCTCGCCGAGGACCTGGGCGCCCGCTCGGGCTTCTACGTCGGCGGTCTGGTCTCGCTGGCGGCGGCGCTCACCGCGCTGGTCTACGACCGCCGCACCGGGCGGGGGCGGCCGGACGAGGGGCCGCGGGAGCCCGCGGAGGCCGCCCAGAGGGCCCAGGGCGACCCGGAGCAGGACGACCCGGTCCAGGAGGCGGTGTCCCGGTGA
- a CDS encoding FAD-dependent monooxygenase, whose product MEGTAVDTDVIIVGAGPTGLMLAGELRLGGARVVVVERLAKPTGQSRGLGFTARAMEIFDQRGLLPRFGQGETLEISPMGHFGGVQFDYTVLEGGHFGARGIPQYKTEAVLEEWATELGVDIRRGWELLELSEGHLDGEDVEITVQTPNAVRKLRASYLVGADGGRSVVREAAGFDFPGTSATRAMFLADVTGCELRPRFLGERLDNGMVMAAPLAPGVDRIIVCPDNAPARASGDEVSFEEVAAAWQSITGEDISHGGAEWVSFFSDATRQTTEYRRGRVLLVGDAAHIHLPAGGQGLSTGVQDSANLGWKLAAVIAGTAPEGLLDTYHGERHPVGARLLMNTRAQGMVFLGGPEADPLRQLFGELIQYDDVKRHLAGVVSGLDIRYDLGDGHPLTGRRIAHRTLVGAAGETSTTALLHPARGVLLDLADSSAVRDAAAGWQGRVDVVTASAKPVDGGTDPLAGVGAVLVRPDGYVAWAGDDVPALTAALGQWFGPAGS is encoded by the coding sequence ATGGAGGGGACAGCCGTGGACACCGATGTCATCATCGTCGGCGCGGGTCCGACCGGTCTCATGCTCGCGGGCGAACTGCGCCTGGGCGGGGCGCGGGTCGTCGTCGTCGAGCGGCTGGCGAAGCCCACCGGGCAGTCCCGGGGCCTCGGCTTCACGGCCCGCGCCATGGAGATATTCGACCAGCGCGGGCTGCTGCCCCGGTTCGGCCAGGGCGAGACGCTGGAGATCAGCCCGATGGGCCACTTCGGCGGTGTGCAGTTCGACTACACCGTCCTGGAGGGCGGCCACTTCGGGGCGCGCGGCATCCCGCAGTACAAGACCGAGGCGGTCCTGGAGGAGTGGGCGACCGAGCTCGGCGTGGACATCCGGCGCGGCTGGGAGCTCCTGGAGCTGAGCGAGGGCCACCTGGACGGCGAGGACGTCGAGATCACCGTCCAGACGCCCAACGCCGTGCGCAAGCTGCGCGCCTCCTACCTGGTCGGCGCCGACGGCGGGCGCAGCGTGGTGCGCGAGGCGGCCGGCTTCGACTTCCCGGGCACCTCGGCGACCCGGGCGATGTTCCTCGCCGACGTCACCGGCTGCGAGCTGCGCCCGCGCTTCCTGGGCGAGCGGCTCGACAACGGCATGGTGATGGCGGCGCCGCTCGCCCCGGGCGTGGACCGCATCATCGTCTGCCCCGACAACGCGCCCGCCCGCGCCAGCGGCGACGAGGTCTCCTTCGAGGAGGTCGCCGCCGCCTGGCAGTCGATCACCGGCGAGGACATCTCGCACGGCGGCGCCGAGTGGGTCAGCTTCTTCAGCGACGCGACCCGCCAGACGACCGAGTACCGGCGCGGCCGGGTCCTGCTGGTCGGCGACGCCGCCCACATCCACCTCCCGGCCGGCGGCCAGGGGCTGAGCACCGGCGTCCAGGACTCGGCCAACCTCGGCTGGAAGCTGGCCGCCGTGATCGCCGGGACCGCGCCCGAGGGCCTGCTCGACACCTACCACGGCGAGCGCCACCCGGTCGGCGCGCGGCTGCTGATGAACACCCGCGCGCAGGGCATGGTCTTCCTCGGCGGCCCCGAGGCGGACCCGCTGCGCCAGCTGTTCGGCGAGCTCATCCAGTACGACGACGTGAAGCGGCACCTCGCGGGTGTCGTCAGTGGTCTGGACATCCGCTACGACCTGGGCGACGGGCACCCGCTGACCGGGCGCCGGATCGCGCACCGCACCCTGGTGGGCGCCGCGGGCGAGACCAGCACCACCGCGCTGCTGCACCCGGCGCGCGGGGTGCTCCTCGATCTGGCCGACTCCTCGGCCGTGCGGGACGCCGCCGCCGGGTGGCAGGGGCGGGTCGACGTCGTCACCGCCTCCGCCAAGCCGGTGGACGGCGGGACCGACCCGCTCGCGGGCGTCGGCGCCGTGCTCGTACGGCCCGACGGATACGTCGCCTGGGCCGGGGACGACGTCCCGGCCCTGACGGCGGCCCTCGGGCAGTGGTTCGGTCCGGCGGGTTCGTGA
- a CDS encoding 4'-phosphopantetheinyl transferase superfamily protein — MNATRTPLRAAPAAGRLHLLVFRPPAREVAPVCPLMQALDEIEAERAASYVSARDRLQYVAAHATLRRLLAAYTGLEPRRIVLGRAEGPHGKPELVDPPVPLHFNLSHSHGLIAIGVAADPVGVDVQRVPSPEAVEMVLPRLHPQEREELRALPAAERAQAFARLWTRKEAYLKGLGTGLTRSTAADYLGDRNAPDRPPGWTVRNVPVRPGYAAAAALRNHPT, encoded by the coding sequence GTGAACGCGACCCGTACGCCCCTGCGGGCGGCCCCCGCGGCGGGCCGGCTGCATCTGCTGGTGTTCCGCCCGCCCGCCCGCGAGGTGGCGCCGGTGTGCCCGCTGATGCAGGCCCTGGACGAGATCGAGGCGGAGCGGGCCGCCTCCTACGTCTCGGCGCGCGACCGGCTGCAGTACGTGGCGGCGCACGCCACCCTGCGGCGGCTGCTCGCCGCGTACACGGGTCTGGAGCCCCGCCGGATCGTCCTCGGCCGGGCCGAAGGGCCCCACGGAAAACCGGAGTTGGTCGATCCGCCGGTGCCGCTCCACTTCAACCTCTCGCACAGCCACGGCCTGATCGCCATCGGCGTGGCGGCGGACCCGGTGGGCGTGGACGTCCAGCGCGTGCCGTCGCCGGAGGCCGTGGAGATGGTCCTGCCGCGCCTGCACCCGCAGGAGCGGGAGGAGCTGCGCGCGCTGCCCGCGGCCGAGCGGGCGCAGGCGTTCGCCCGGCTGTGGACCCGCAAGGAGGCGTACCTCAAGGGGCTGGGCACCGGGCTCACCCGCTCGACCGCCGCGGACTACCTGGGCGACCGCAACGCCCCGGACCGCCCGCCCGGCTGGACGGTACGGAACGTACCCGTACGGCCGGGCTACGCGGCAGCCGCCGCGCTCCGCAACCACCCGACGTGA
- a CDS encoding acyl-CoA carboxylase subunit beta: protein MPTTPTTQSSAEVSDRLEELSERKEQAVRGPSDKATEAQHAKGKLTARERIELLLDKGSFTEVEQLRRHRATGFGLEAKKPYTDGVITGWGTVEGRTVFVYAHDFRIFGGALGEAHASKIHKLMDMAIAAGAPLVSLNDGAGARIQEGVSALAGYGGIFQRNTRASGVIPQISVMLGPCAGGAAYSPALTDFVFMVRETSQMFITGPDVVQAVTGEEISQNGLGGADVHASVSGVSHFAYDDEETCLAEVRYLLSMLPSNNREMPPLAQTSDPVDREGTALLDLVPADGNRSYDVRGVIEELVDDGEYMEIHAAWAPNLVVALARLDGHVVGIVANQPSAMAGVLDIKASEKGARFVQFCDSFSIPLITLVDVPGFLPGVDQEHDGIIRRGAKLLYAYCNATVPRISVVLRKAYGGAYIVMDSRSIGADLSFAWPTNEIAVMGAEGAANVVFRREIAAADDPDAMRRQKIDEYKNELVHPYFAAERGLVDDVIDPRETRSVLCRSVAMLIAKDAELPRRKHGNPPQ from the coding sequence ATGCCGACCACGCCGACCACTCAGTCCTCCGCCGAGGTCTCCGACCGGCTGGAGGAACTCAGCGAACGCAAGGAACAGGCCGTCCGGGGACCGAGCGACAAGGCGACCGAGGCGCAGCACGCCAAGGGCAAGCTCACCGCCCGCGAGCGGATCGAACTCCTCCTGGACAAGGGCAGCTTCACCGAGGTCGAGCAGTTGCGCCGGCACCGGGCGACCGGTTTCGGCCTGGAGGCGAAGAAGCCGTACACGGACGGTGTGATCACCGGCTGGGGCACGGTCGAGGGCCGTACGGTCTTCGTGTACGCGCACGACTTCCGGATCTTCGGCGGCGCGTTGGGCGAGGCCCACGCCTCCAAGATCCACAAGCTGATGGACATGGCGATCGCGGCCGGTGCCCCGCTGGTGTCGCTGAACGACGGCGCGGGTGCCCGTATCCAGGAGGGCGTCAGCGCGCTCGCGGGTTACGGCGGCATCTTCCAGCGCAACACCAGGGCGTCGGGTGTCATCCCGCAGATCTCGGTGATGCTCGGCCCGTGCGCGGGCGGCGCGGCGTACTCGCCGGCGCTGACCGACTTCGTCTTCATGGTCCGCGAGACCTCGCAGATGTTCATCACCGGCCCGGACGTCGTCCAGGCCGTCACCGGCGAGGAGATCAGCCAGAACGGGCTGGGCGGCGCCGATGTGCACGCCTCGGTCTCCGGCGTCTCGCACTTCGCCTACGACGACGAGGAGACCTGCCTCGCCGAGGTCCGCTACCTGCTGTCGATGCTGCCCTCCAACAACCGGGAGATGCCGCCGCTGGCCCAGACCTCGGACCCGGTGGACCGCGAGGGCACGGCGCTGCTCGACCTGGTCCCGGCCGACGGCAACCGCTCGTACGACGTGCGCGGGGTCATCGAGGAGCTCGTCGACGACGGCGAGTACATGGAGATCCACGCGGCCTGGGCGCCCAACCTGGTGGTGGCGCTGGCCCGGCTCGACGGCCACGTCGTGGGCATCGTCGCCAACCAGCCCTCCGCCATGGCGGGCGTCCTGGACATCAAGGCGAGCGAGAAGGGCGCGCGGTTCGTCCAGTTCTGCGACTCCTTCAGCATCCCGCTGATCACCCTGGTCGACGTCCCCGGCTTCCTGCCGGGCGTGGACCAGGAGCACGACGGCATCATCCGGCGCGGGGCGAAGCTGCTCTACGCCTACTGCAACGCGACCGTCCCCCGCATCTCGGTGGTGCTGCGCAAGGCGTACGGCGGGGCGTACATCGTGATGGACTCGCGCTCGATCGGCGCGGACCTCTCGTTCGCCTGGCCCACCAACGAGATCGCGGTGATGGGCGCCGAGGGCGCGGCCAATGTGGTCTTCCGCCGGGAGATCGCCGCCGCCGACGACCCCGACGCGATGCGCCGCCAGAAGATCGACGAGTACAAGAACGAGCTGGTCCACCCCTACTTCGCGGCGGAGCGCGGCCTGGTCGACGACGTCATCGACCCGCGCGAGACCCGGTCGGTGCTGTGCCGCTCGGTGGCGATGCTGATCGCCAAGGACGCGGAGCTGCCCCGCCGCAAGCACGGCAACCCGCCCCAGTAG
- a CDS encoding FAD-dependent monooxygenase, whose amino-acid sequence MTTDRLDTQVIVVGAGPVGLLLAGELRLGGADVVVLEQRDAPTTESRASTLHARTMELLDSRGLLDLFGTPPNEPRGHFGGIPMDLTLPSPFPGQWKMPQTRTEALLQEWALSLGVDIRRGHELREVSDRGDFVEATAAGPRGTVVVRGGFLVGCDGEDSTVRRLTGAEFPGNDAGRELLRADVAGVTIPNRRFERLPAGLAIAATRDGVTRVMVHEFGSKAEPRTGDPEFGEIAAVWKRVTGEDISGGTPLWANSFGDANRQLTRYRHGRILYAGDAAHRQMPIGGQALNLGLQDAFNLGWKLALHLAGAAPESLLDTYHGERHEVGRRVLSNIRAQAMLLLGGPEVEPLRSVLTELLTHDDVRAHLAGMVSGLDIRYDVGGPGHPLLGARLPDAGLTTGEGPVSTAQLLRTARGVLLDLSGGGAALPDSSGWADRVLTLPAAPEKGGALDGVGAALVRPDGHVAWAGGPDTDGAGLTEALERWFGPAR is encoded by the coding sequence ATGACCACGGACCGCCTGGACACACAGGTCATCGTCGTCGGCGCCGGCCCCGTCGGGCTTCTGCTCGCCGGTGAGCTGCGTCTGGGCGGCGCCGATGTCGTCGTACTGGAACAACGGGACGCGCCCACCACGGAGTCGAGGGCCTCCACGCTGCACGCCCGCACCATGGAGCTCCTCGACAGCCGCGGCCTGCTCGACCTCTTCGGCACCCCGCCGAACGAGCCGCGCGGCCACTTCGGCGGCATCCCGATGGACCTCACCCTGCCCAGCCCCTTCCCGGGGCAGTGGAAGATGCCGCAGACCCGGACCGAGGCGCTGCTCCAGGAGTGGGCGCTGTCGCTGGGCGTGGACATCCGGCGCGGCCACGAGCTGCGCGAGGTGTCCGACCGCGGCGACTTCGTCGAGGCGACGGCGGCCGGGCCCCGGGGCACGGTCGTGGTGCGCGGTGGCTTCCTCGTCGGGTGCGACGGCGAGGACTCCACCGTGCGCCGCCTCACCGGGGCCGAGTTCCCCGGCAACGACGCCGGCCGCGAGCTGCTGCGCGCGGACGTGGCCGGTGTCACCATCCCCAACCGCCGCTTCGAGCGGCTCCCGGCCGGGCTCGCCATCGCGGCGACCCGCGACGGGGTGACCCGGGTGATGGTGCACGAGTTCGGCTCCAAGGCCGAACCGCGCACCGGCGACCCGGAGTTCGGCGAGATAGCGGCGGTCTGGAAGCGGGTCACCGGCGAGGACATCAGCGGCGGGACCCCGCTGTGGGCGAACTCGTTCGGCGACGCCAACCGCCAGCTCACCCGCTACCGCCACGGCCGGATCCTGTACGCCGGTGACGCGGCCCACCGCCAGATGCCGATCGGCGGCCAGGCCCTCAACCTCGGCCTCCAGGACGCCTTCAACCTCGGCTGGAAGCTGGCCCTGCACCTGGCCGGCGCCGCCCCCGAGAGCCTGCTCGACACCTACCACGGCGAGCGCCACGAGGTCGGGCGGCGGGTGCTGTCCAACATCAGGGCGCAGGCCATGCTGCTGCTCGGCGGCCCGGAGGTCGAGCCGCTGCGCTCGGTGCTCACCGAGCTCCTCACCCACGACGACGTCCGGGCGCACCTCGCCGGGATGGTCAGCGGACTCGACATCCGCTACGACGTCGGCGGCCCCGGGCACCCGCTGCTCGGCGCCCGGCTCCCCGACGCGGGCCTGACCACCGGCGAAGGCCCGGTCAGCACGGCCCAGTTGCTGCGCACCGCCCGCGGTGTGCTCCTCGATCTGTCCGGCGGCGGTGCGGCGCTGCCGGACTCCTCCGGCTGGGCGGACCGGGTCCTGACGCTCCCGGCCGCGCCGGAGAAGGGCGGCGCCCTCGACGGCGTGGGCGCCGCCCTGGTCCGCCCCGACGGGCACGTGGCCTGGGCCGGCGGCCCGGACACCGACGGCGCCGGGCTGACGGAGGCCCTGGAGCGCTGGTTCGGCCCGGCGCGCTGA
- the fabG gene encoding 3-oxoacyl-ACP reductase FabG, whose translation MTENTARVALVTGATSGIGLSVARLLASQGHRVFIGARNADNVAETVKQLTEEGFEADGSSLDVTDADSVKGFVQAAVDRFGTVDVLVNNAGRSGGGVTADIEDELWEAVIDTNLNSVFRVTREVLNTGGMRHKDRGRIINIASTAGKQGVVLGAPYSASKHGVVGFTKALGNELAPTGITVNAVCPGYVETPMAQRVRQGYAAAYSTSEEAILEKFQAKIPLGRYSTPDEVAGLVGYLASDTAASITAQALNVCGGLGNF comes from the coding sequence ATGACCGAGAACACCGCACGGGTCGCGCTGGTGACGGGTGCCACGAGCGGCATCGGCCTCTCCGTGGCCCGGCTGCTCGCCTCCCAGGGCCACCGGGTCTTCATCGGCGCGCGCAACGCCGACAACGTCGCCGAGACGGTCAAGCAGCTGACGGAGGAGGGCTTCGAGGCCGACGGCTCGTCGCTGGACGTCACCGACGCCGACAGCGTCAAGGGCTTCGTCCAGGCCGCCGTCGACCGCTTCGGCACCGTCGACGTGCTGGTCAACAACGCGGGCCGGTCGGGCGGCGGGGTGACCGCCGACATCGAGGACGAGCTGTGGGAGGCCGTCATCGACACCAACCTCAACAGCGTATTCCGGGTGACCCGCGAGGTGCTGAACACCGGCGGCATGCGCCACAAGGACCGCGGCCGGATCATCAACATCGCCTCCACCGCGGGCAAGCAGGGCGTCGTGCTCGGCGCCCCCTACTCGGCCTCCAAGCACGGCGTGGTCGGCTTCACCAAGGCGCTCGGCAACGAGCTCGCGCCCACCGGCATCACGGTCAACGCGGTCTGCCCCGGTTACGTCGAGACGCCGATGGCGCAGCGCGTGCGGCAGGGCTACGCCGCCGCGTACTCCACCTCCGAGGAGGCGATCCTGGAGAAGTTCCAGGCCAAGATCCCGCTCGGCCGCTACTCCACCCCGGACGAGGTCGCGGGCCTGGTCGGCTACCTGGCCTCCGACACCGCCGCGTCCATCACCGCGCAGGCGCTCAACGTCTGCGGCGGCCTCGGCAACTTCTAG
- a CDS encoding acyl-CoA carboxylase epsilon subunit, whose protein sequence is MSEMTQITGPAAEAAEPAEKMTLEHCRELLRVERGNPDPEELAALAALFFAHFSAIEARAEAARVMIPRQRRSASWRRTERAPGFDGPRTWRAGGPVLA, encoded by the coding sequence ATGAGCGAGATGACCCAGATCACCGGGCCCGCCGCCGAGGCGGCCGAGCCCGCCGAGAAGATGACCCTCGAACACTGCCGCGAGCTGCTGAGAGTCGAGCGCGGCAACCCCGACCCGGAGGAACTGGCGGCGCTGGCCGCGCTGTTCTTCGCCCACTTCTCCGCCATCGAGGCCCGGGCCGAGGCGGCCCGGGTGATGATCCCGCGCCAGCGCCGCTCCGCGAGCTGGCGCCGCACCGAGCGGGCGCCGGGCTTCGACGGGCCGCGCACCTGGCGGGCGGGCGGGCCGGTGCTCGCCTGA
- a CDS encoding acyl carrier protein, whose protein sequence is MATTFTLDDLKRILLEAAGADEGVDLDGDILDTEFEVLGYESLALLETGGRIEREYGISLDDDALTDATTPRALIEVVNNQLSSASAA, encoded by the coding sequence ATGGCCACCACGTTCACCCTCGACGACCTCAAGCGCATCCTCCTGGAGGCGGCGGGCGCCGACGAGGGCGTCGACCTGGACGGCGACATTCTGGACACCGAGTTCGAGGTCCTGGGATACGAGTCGCTCGCGCTGCTGGAGACCGGCGGGCGCATCGAGCGCGAGTACGGCATCTCGCTGGACGACGACGCGCTGACCGACGCCACCACGCCGCGCGCCCTCATCGAGGTCGTCAACAACCAGCTCTCCTCCGCGTCCGCCGCCTGA